attgagaaaaataatacatttcagtatttagaatttaattttctatctctatatttttttttttatttcaccagacaagggaaacaccgtagtatatttagttacgaatccactttctctgaataattgtactggagatgagcgatctttaaaacagagtagtgttgacaaatttgtcaaattgaaacaaagcaagacactttaaagatatataatatatatatattaatatatatatatatatatatatatatatatatatatatatatatatatatatatagatatatatatagatagcatGTGTAAGATAAGAATCTATGCAATAGTCAACATGTGCACCGCAAGCAGCCACAGTCTCACGGGCGTTCGTCTTATGTTCATGCAAAATTAAATACGAGGGCAACTGTTTTAATGAAAGCTCCTGTTGACCAGAACACGACTAACCACGTATCAGCACAAAGAGCCAGATTGTGGCTAATTGGTACTGTAAAAGGTTCAATGTCAAATGTTTAACCTTATGTTTGTTTTCCCGTTAcggtttacattttaataaaacacgcCAAACCCAAAACTTGGAAATTTTGTTGCGGTTAACAATTGAACTGTTTTAAGTATATTATTagaattaaaaatgcatgcacaaTGTTAATTACGTAAATGTTACACCTTTTATTTACGGGTGAAAAAACCTTGTCCTGGCACAGGATCGTGATAGATAAAATTATCCGTTACCAGTATGTAAACTTGTAATTGTGTTcattaacacaataataataataataataatattaatataatatatataatattaatataaaactaTTATGCTgcgttttaaaaatatatttgatcaTAGGACGCAATTGTGTTCATATTTATCGCCCCAGTTCTAAAAGTATAAAATCGCGGGAAGCCAGTTTCCATACGGCGAACTATTTAAATTTAGGGATGCTTGATAAATTTAAATCGAACGGTCTAGGATGACTTGGTGGGTGGGAACCAGATTTAGTAGAACACCCACCCTAAGCTTCTATTGCATGGTGTGTTGGACGACGCAAATAATATACCACatgctaaatatatttacagcatATTTGTTTCCTCAGGACATAAATGCGGAGTTAAGGATTATGTATGCCTTTTCATATTAACACATACGTTCATTTCGCTGTTAATCGATATCCGTCAATGTCAAGCAACAACTATAGATACAGGATTGGCGATGCTTCTAAGCTACGTTCGTAacataaaatttttttaaaaaaaaatttttttccgAAACTAACAGGCGTGATCCGCATGCGGAACTGTATTGAGGACCTAAAGAAGCTCGAGGATTTAAAAAAGGCTCCGATTTAACAATGTTGTATCCAGGTGTACATACGGAAAAAAGTGTTGAAAACTTTAGGTCACCAACGTCCTCATGAAACAAGACACCCATTGAAAAAATTTTTTTAGATGAATCTACTAAagacaaaaataagaaaatggaGTTTAAAGTGGAGGCTCACCGGATTATGAGTATCTCGTTGGGGAAAATCTACAATTCGAGAGTCCAGAGAGGGGGGATCAAGCTCCACAAGAACCTTCTCGTCTCCCTCGTTCTCCGGAGCGCCCGGCAGGTGTACCTCAATGATTACTACCAGAGTGTGTGCCTCAACGCGCAGCAGCACTGGGGCCAGCATGAGGAAGTCATGGACTCTAACCAGGCAAAGAGCACCTCTGAACGCGTGGGGTACACGGCCACAACCCCTGCTGATCCTGCAGCAACTACCGCCAGCGAACCCGGGCTACCTGCGGAGAACACGCCGCCGGAGATGACCATCGATGTTGAAAGTTTCACGGAAAGCCACGCCGCAGCACAGACAGTCCTCCATCGACTTCGTCTGATGTGTATCTCGTTTCTTCTGTTCCCGAGACCGAGCCTGACGTCCTCTGTCGTCAGGAGCTTGGCTTTCCGCTGCGCCGAAGGGCCGGAGATCAGGCGACGATAAGGATACTGACTGTGGATCACGGACGATTCGTTTAGCCCGGATTCCCCCTCCTTATCTTTGGTGTCGTACTGCTCCCGCCAATACCATGCCGTCTACGTCTGTCTCCACCACTGCCTCTGACACACTGTCTTTGCGTCAACCTATTAGTTGGCAGCCGAAGGACGCATCTTTCTCCTCTTCGGCGCTCTTTTGTGGATAAGTCGGTCACAGGAGGCCACATTTTTTGTTCGCCGGGGGGTCTTCAACGCGCACAGTTGCGCGTGTCAACTCCTCCTTTACCTGTGGCGTTTTGCAGAGGTAAATTAATGGTAGAAGCCGGAGGTCAAAGAGACCTAAACTCGTgtctgccatgtgtctgcctCCGCCCCCGTCTCTAAGACCTCGTCCTGTCTATACGACACTAGTCCAAACCCGTTTTTGGAGTTGGGCACCTGATGCCACTAGCACCGAAAAATTTACCTGTACAAAATTACTTAACCCTATTTGTGTTGGCACAACCTCCATAGCCAAACTGACGCGGCAGGGGGAAAGCTTACAAACTGCTTGGGTGCACCTTTCTCCTGCTTTTGCCCCAAAGGGCACGTCAGGCCTTGTacgtgtgacacacacacattgatgaCAATTTACCAAAACAAGTCGAAAAttgaattatgtttaaaaaaaaaaaaaaaaaaaaacattttcctgctCTTCAAATTAGCCTTTATGAAAACGTGTTTGATTCCCTTGGTGACACAAAACACATGTGTTCTAGTATATTTGACTGGGTTTCAACCTGACCAACTCCCGCCCCCCTCTTCCGGTCCAGCCCTTCGAATTTTGACATAAAACATGTAGATGAGTGTAGCAGCAATTTCGCCACTCGTCGTAAATGGTTATTAGTGTTTGATAAGCAGAACACACCTAGAGAACTCGTCATTAGCCACGATCTCGTGCGTTCCGAGACGTAAGTCGTAGCACGCAAGGCTCTGCAACGGGCTCTGCACGGATATGCCAACTTTCCTACCATATGGTCCAAAAATATACctttacactgaaaatatttcTGCACACAACTTTGAAACATTTtgagcacaaaaaataaaaaagatagatgtaaaatacataaaaacggCGAATTTGCTACGGTAACGATGCACATAGGACATGTGTGCATGTATTTTTGTGCAAAAAACTTTCTTAGGATCAAAGGTCCAGGTTAAAAAGACATTGACTTTGTTTTCCCTGCCAACGTGTGTCGACCATTGCATTCGACTTTTACTTGACACCCCCTCCCCAGTCAACAGAGAGACCTTGTCATGAAACTTAAACTCACAGGTGTACAAAGAAGAAAACCGGACCCTCGTGTACACTTTAATAATTAAGCCCCGATTACATTAGAGAGTTAATAATTGGTGTAATACAAAAGGTTTTTACCGTTACGTCGCACCTATGTGAACGGTAGTACGCACCCCAACTTAcattatgtatttgttgttattattatgtgtgaATCGATCTTGTCCCTTacaaaaaaattacttgttaatAAAAAACTTGCTCTATACCGTAACGCAACATCCAATTATTTGTTCAGTGATCCTTTTTCGGGCGAAAAATTGTAAATCTAATCATATAATGCccaaagaagttacagcctggtAATAGGAACAACAGGTCGGAGTGACTCGTTTGTTTGTGTGAAGGTATATCCCATTATATTAGAGGAAATTAACAAGGAGTGCGTCGTTAcgttaaacagaaaaaaaagaagacttaTGTCATAAATTTATAACTTTACCTGTTTTACATATCATGTATTGTCTTGTGAGTCACGAGCGAGTCACGAGGTTTAAATGTCGTTAGTGACATAGTAAGTTTTGTGGATATAAATTCACGCTATTGGCGTTCCTTCGCTGACCACACTAACGTTTGTTTCAGGGAACGTTAAATTTTGATCAAGCATTTAGCGACATCGAGAAAGCAGTGACCGACTACTACACAATTTACCAAATAATCGAACGTCTTGAGAAAAAAGTGTACAGATTTGTAGACATATCTTCTAGCCGTTTACACAAAATTATGAAGCTCTCCTCCATCTACACAAACTTTATAAATTATCGACAACCCTTTCGGTCCGTCTTCTCCAACAAACTCCACGACCACAGGGGCCACATTCGTTGCGAGTTTGTGATGTTATTGTAACGAAAGTTGTTTGTGCGAATGTTGACAGTTGTGAAATGTCATGTAATTCAAATTTCCGTAaaccatactaaaaaaaaaaatccgtcaAAGCCCAATGTAAACATATAGgggttgtacaaaaaaaaaagctcgaCTTCGATTGTTAATTTTAATTGGTTGTTCTATTCAAGGATTATCTTTGACTTGACATGAGTTACATCAGTTTTCGGTGTTCACGCtaatgtttcgtttttttttttggtttgaaacccactaaaaaagtaaaaaaaaaaaacgtggggTGTTGCTGTGTACTTATGGTCATTAGCCTTAGCATACCGATTACCAACTGATAAAGTCTCGTATGTGCAAACAATAAAAcgaagtttttgttatttgtagtaAGCAGCGCTCTTACATCGTTTCTGACAATAGCcgaactttttgttttgtaaaaaattttTTATACAATAGGACAAATTTATGTGAAAGTGTGaaaaaaattactgttttttacaAATTATATTGTTGTTTAGAAGTCAAAAATTTGTCTCGACTACCCATTGTACAGATAAATGTGGATTttgtgaaggtgtttttttttttttcttatgtactATTTGTCAAACAGTAAACCAGTTGACTATTAATTTTTTGGGTTGACCGGTCAACAATGCAAAGGGCTTTAATCCGAAAAGGGAGGGCGAGGTGACAAGGGAAATTCACATGCAGCCCATAAAAAGGGGAAGCAACTATTTATTGACTTAAAAAGAACCCTTCAGCACCgagcagaaaaaaaaggatttcccAGACGGGTGGAGACGTACCACAACGGGTACACTACAAAGTGTATTATATAATAAATCGTTCGAACTAAACTCTTATACCACATAATAACCCAATTCATCCttatataaactaataaaatgtcCAACCCAAACAAGGTCCGGATACATCGCTATTCACAAACCAACTCGGTATGTAGCTATAGTGTTTTGGTCTTGAAAGGAGTGTTTTGAACGTGAATTCAAACCATCGTTCCCAAAAACTGAACTTAACTAGAACGTGTGAGGTGAGGTAAACAGTAAGGTCGTGTTACAATCACTTCATCTAAGGGCACACAGCCACGAAGGACGTGTCACATCACTCAGCTAAGGCCACAACCTCCACGAAGACGTGTTACAATCAACTTCATCTAAGGACACAACCTCACCGAAGGACGGTCACCCACACTTCCTAAGGCCACAACCTCCACGAAGGGACGTGTTACAATCAACATCTAAGGCACACCTCCACGAAGGAGTGTCACCATCACTTCATCTAAGGCACAAAACTCCACGAAGGAGACGTGTTACATCACTTCATCTAGGCCACAAACACACGAAGGAGTGTCACCATCCCAGTTCTTAAGGCCACAACCTCACAAGGACAGTGAAGTGTTACAATACGTGGGACTTCATCAGAACGGCAAAAGGTGTACATCGCACAAGGTGTGTTACAATCACTCATCTAAGGTCACAACCTCCACGAAGACGTGTCACCCAATCACTCATCTAAGGCCACAAGGGGTCCTCCAGAAGGACGTGTCACCATCACTTCATCTAAGGCCACAAAACCTCCACGAAAGGACGTGTCACAATCACTCATCTCCAGGTCACAACCTCACGAAGGACGTGTTACAAATTTATCACTTCATCTAAGGCCACAACTCATCCACGAAGGATGTCGTCACACATCACTTATCTAAGTCACAACCTCCACGAAGGACCCAAGTCACAATCACTTCATCAACACAACCTCCACGAAACAGATGTGTCACAAATCCACTTCATTAACTCCAGTACCTGACAAATAACCACCCAGTTGTCACTGTCGTGATAGTCTGAACAGGAAACAGCCATGTATTCCCTGTTGCCTTCAAAGACGGTCAGAGACACCAACTACAATAACTATCTGTGAAGTAATAGTTAGGTCGGATAGTGGTGTAATTCCAGAGTATGTAGGGGTCGCAGTTGGGGGAATAGCATAGTGTGAAGTTCAAGTGTAAAAGTAGTGTCACACATGTGTAATTTTGATCGTTGTACTGGAAATTACCAAGGAGATATGTAGGGGTCTAACAATATCTGGAATAGTTTTATGAAAGTTTGGTTAAAAGTAGTGTCACTTTCAATATAATGTTTGGGTGAACACTGGTGGTCGCATTGACACAGTAATGACTTTAGGTCCAACGAAAAACGAAGGGTTCTCGACGGTCGTAAATATACGTCCAAATTGAACGATTGTATAAATCGTCGTCCCAGTCGTATAGTCCAAGTTCAAGGGATATGGTCGATAAGTTATTACAAAAATGATACTCCAACAATAGTGCGTACCAACATAAAACAAAGGACAAACCGTCGTCAATGCGCCCGTATAACGTGATTAAGCATGTCGTCCATTCGACGAACAGACAGTGCATAAAAGGGGGACACTTGTACGAATTAGAGGGTAAACAAAACTGAAGGTTTAGTTAAAGGACCACAAAATCATTTTGTCTTTTTGACTGTTACGAAATTATTAAAAAACTAGAAGCAGGTGAGCTATAATGTCGTCCTTTAATCTCACCAGACCCCGGACAGGAGTGAAACAGGGGGATTTTTTTTACGAATTAAAAAAACATTCGAAAAAATTAACCGGCTCATTTAATGGACCAAACAGAATAaattttcttttggttttattacaatattctgttaAGAGGTCATTCTACTTTATACTGTAAAACTCTACAGGATGCCACCTAGGTTGAAGATTTCTGTACTTTTTTGTGTCCTTTAGAGGAGTTCGTATGGGGTGGTGTGGGAGCCGTGCGAGGAGATCTCTGACGTGAGTGTAGGCTGTGACGTGCACGTGTGCATGCGAGTGATGTGGTATGTCTGTACGTGTGTGTGAGCATGCGAGTGTATAGCATGacgttgtgtgtgtatgtgggtgagTGTGTATGTCCAGTGTACAGTGTGTATGTCGACGTGTGTGAGCTCACATAAAGACGTGCTGTACGCGTGTACGTGTGTGCACATGAGTGTATGTGTATAACTGTCTATTGCGAGTATGTGACGTGTACCTGTGTGAGTTGCGAGTGTCTCGTACTGCCGGTAATGTGTGTGTAGAGTTGAGTGTATGTCTATACTTGTATCGGGTATGAGAGTTATGTGTGACACACCCCTCCTTGTCCGTAAAGTCCGATTTACATAGTCGGAAAATCTGTGGTCTACCATCAAACATCGTTCATCGTAGGACAAGGTGTCGGTCCGCCAGTAATCGAGTTTCTGTAGGAGACTCGTCTATGTGGATAGGTGACATCGGTCAGGTGTATTGTGTGACACACACGAGCCagtccaaaaataaaacatgtgtgtaGGGGACGTTTGGACTCTGCCAGACACGGCACATCCAAGGTCGAGGTAGGGTACCGTCCGAGGTAGTCCGAGTTTCAAGGACAAAGGGTGTGGAGGGGGTTCCAACTCGCCCGCATGGTGCACCTGAGCATAGTCACTTACCATCCCGATGGTAAAGGCGTTTTGAAGACTTCCGTCGGTGTTTACGGTCATTCATGCCATGTGACACTCCAGTTGTAA
The nucleotide sequence above comes from Polyodon spathula isolate WHYD16114869_AA unplaced genomic scaffold, ASM1765450v1 scaffolds_1922, whole genome shotgun sequence. Encoded proteins:
- the LOC121310251 gene encoding immediate early response gene 2 protein-like, with amino-acid sequence MEFKVEAHRIMSISLGKIYNSRVQRGGIKLHKNLLVSLVLRSARQVYLNDYYQSVCLNAQQHWGQHEEVMDSNQAKSTSERVGYTATTPADPAATTASEPGLPAENTPPEMTIDVESFTESHAAAQTVLHRLRLMCISFLLFPRPSLTSSVVRSLAFRCAEGPEIRRR